A single region of the Gopherus evgoodei ecotype Sinaloan lineage chromosome 3, rGopEvg1_v1.p, whole genome shotgun sequence genome encodes:
- the BCL2L11 gene encoding bcl-2-like protein 11 isoform X8: MKQTRRDRGLARGGSWAWWRWRVGALRSAWINSPALRRGWLCPRWGGFHRHVALGRRQEKDQMAKQPSDLNSECDREGGQFQSTERPSQPQHLRPGAPTSIQTQYQGNHSGEGDFAQQPSGSSSPSSPQGPFAPPTSPSPFATRSPLFIFVRRSSLLSRSSSGYFSFDTDRSPAPMSCDKSTQTPSPPCQAFNHYLSAMGKQDHGFLG, from the exons ATGAAGCAGACGCGTCGCGATCGGGGTTTGGCCAGGGGCGGGAGCTGGGCTTGGTGGCGGTGGCGGGTCGGCGCTCTCCGCAGTGCCTGGATAAACAGCCCGGCGCTCCGGCGGGGGTGGCTGTGCCCGCGCTGGGGGGGATTTCACAGGCATGTGGCGCTTGGCCGCAGGCAG GAAAAAGACCAAATGGCAAAGCAACCTTCTGATCTAAATTCAGAGTGCGACAGAGAAGGTGGACAGTTTCAGTCAACTGAAAGGCCAAGTCAACCTCAGCATCTTAGACCTGGGGCCCCTACCTCTATACAAACACAGTATCAAGGTAATCATTCAGGTGAGGGGGACTTCGCCCAGCAGCCCTCAGGGAGCTCTTCGCCCAGCAGCCCTCAGGGACCATTTGCACCACCCACTAGCCCCAGTCCATTTGCTACCAGATCCCCACTTTTCATCTTTGTAAGAAGATCCTCACTGCTGTCTAGATCCTCCAGTGGGTATTTCTCTTTCGACACAGACAGGAGTCCTGCGCCTATGAGTTGCGACAAGTCCACGCAGACTCCAAGTCCCCCTTGTCAAGCCTTTAATCATTATCTAAGTGCAATGGGTAAGCAAGATCATG